Part of the Polaribacter sp. Hel1_33_78 genome is shown below.
CAGCAATTAATAGTAACGTTTTTAAATTTTTCATTCTTGTTTTAATTTAATTATTATTCTTGACTTTATTTAATTATTTTCTTTCTTCTTTCGTTCTTCCTCTTTTTTCTTTCTGAGGGCTTCTTTCTTTTCTCTTAAAACTTTTCTTTGTTCTTCTCGTTTTTTAATAAGAGCGGCTCTTTTTTCTGCAATTGCTTTTTTCTTCGCTTCTTTATCTGCTACTTTTTTAGCAACTGCCTGCACTTTTTTATTCTTCGCTTCTGCTAGCTTTAATTCTTTATCTGCAGTTTTTTTAGCAATAACTTCTTTTTGTGCTTCCGTTAACTCTTTGCCAGGAGCATTCGCTTTTTTTCTTTTTTGCTCCTTTTTTTCGCTTGCTAATCTTGTTCTATCTATTGTAGATAAAACAAGTTCGCTAATATCGTATTTTTTATTTGAATACAACATAATCAAATCACTAGATTTTTCAAATACAAAATCGTACTTCTTTCTTTTTGCAATCCCTTGTATCGCATTAAAAACTTGATCTTGAATAGGCTTTACCAATTGTTTTCTTACCAAAAACATATCTCCTTTAGGACCAAAGTATAAAGATTCTAAACGTCTTAATTCAAATTGTTTTAAAGTAATTTCCTCTTCTTTTTCTTCGATTAAATCTTTCGTTAAAATTACTTTTTCGTTCGCTAAGTCAGATTTTAGCACTTCTATATGACGTGCTTGCTTGTCTAATTTTTTTCTCCATTTTCCAATTTTAGCATCTAATGTATTTTGCGCTTGCATATATTCTGGAACATTTTCTAGAATGTACTCCATATCTATATATGCAATAATTTGATTTCTTTGGGACCAAAAGTTTGTGGCTGTAAATAACAGAAAAACTAATAAAAATATTTTTTTCATTTGTATAATGTATTTAGAAAAAACCGTGCCAAAAAAACCCATTGACATTACAAATGTACAGTTTTTCTAGAATTGTCTTCCAATAATAAAATGTGTTTGCCAGCCAGATTTTTCCCTTAATCCAGGTAAAGGGTCAAAGCCATGTGCAAAGTCTATACCTAATAAACCAAAGGCCGGCATAAAAATTCTTACACCTAATCCTGCTGAACGTTTTAATTCAAACGGATTAAATGTTTCAAAATTGTCATAAGAATTACCCGCTTCTAAAAATCCTAGTGTATATATAGAGGCAGAAGGAGAATCTGTTATAGAAAATCTTAATTCCATTTGAAACTTATTAAAAATTGTTCCTCCTTCAGCAGATGATAATCTATTATTTTCATATCCTCTTAATCCAACTGTTTCTCTACCATCTAACTGAAATTGTGCAATTCCATCTCCTCCAACAAAATATCTTTCAAATGGATTTTGACCTAATTCTGAATTATAAAATCCTAAATAACCCATTTCTGCGTTGGTCATCAATACTAATTTATCTGTAAATGAAGTATACCATTTACCTTTTGCTGTTATTTTATAGTATTCTAACCATTTGTATTTTTCTTGAGTTTCTAAATTTGCGTAATCTTTATCACTGAATAGAGAGTAAGGCAAAGTTGCTTTTACGGCAAGAGAAAATTCAGAACCATAAGTAGGAAAAATTAAACTTGGTCCTGCAGAGTTTCTGCTAATAACTGCGTTATACGACAAGTTA
Proteins encoded:
- a CDS encoding OmpH family outer membrane protein, which encodes MKKIFLLVFLLFTATNFWSQRNQIIAYIDMEYILENVPEYMQAQNTLDAKIGKWRKKLDKQARHIEVLKSDLANEKVILTKDLIEEKEEEITLKQFELRRLESLYFGPKGDMFLVRKQLVKPIQDQVFNAIQGIAKRKKYDFVFEKSSDLIMLYSNKKYDISELVLSTIDRTRLASEKKEQKRKKANAPGKELTEAQKEVIAKKTADKELKLAEAKNKKVQAVAKKVADKEAKKKAIAEKRAALIKKREEQRKVLREKKEALRKKKEEERKKKENN